GCTGCCGCGGATGAAGGACGGGCGCCAGGCGTTCTTCCTGTTCCTGCCCGAGGGCGAGGATCCGGACACGCTGGTGCGGCAGGAAGGCGCCGACGGCTTCGACCGCCGCCTGCAGGAGGCGATGCCG
This genomic stretch from Salifodinibacter halophilus harbors:
- a CDS encoding DNA primase, with protein sequence PDHAELLFRNAADVYFCFDGDRAGRGAAWKAVESVLPRMKDGRQAFFLFLPEGEDPDTLVRQEGADGFDRRLQEAMP